The stretch of DNA ATTCtcgttttctcttcttttctttcctcatAAATGCAGACAAATTGCTTACTACACAGGTCCTACAGGTATATAAAAGCCTGCAATCTGATCTCTCCATGCATCTCTCGATTCCAGCTTTTGATATTTAACCACTGAGTGTGCGGACAATTCAACCGATTGATACCAACGTCTTTGTCTTTTTGCATTTAAATGTACATTTTCGAGTACGAGGTCGACATGTCATTGATCAAAACCTCATGTCTATCAAAAGATATAGAATCATGTcatcattataaaattattgaagCTTGATTTCTTTTCGTTGGAATATGTGTGACTATGAGGTTGATTAATGTGAGTATAGGATAATTAATAGGTCACACGtcaaataagaatattaattatataatttcagTTCATGGTTGATATAACTTCAAGcttgaattttgagatgaaagagtGTTGTACGTGAGAGTTTATTTACATGATATCTTAGAAACCTTTAACATCTGAGAAGTACTtcataaatcacatattgaagAGGTTAAATATTACTTTATGTTTGTGATTTTGCAGTGGGAGGGCTCCTAAATGCAACTTGTGGGAATGCAACAGAGCTCATTATAGCAATATTTGCTCTAAAAGACCGTAAAATAAGCGTGGTCAAGTATTCTCTCTTGGGATCCATTCTTTCCAACCTTCTTCTGGTTCTTGGGACATCTCTCTTTTGTGGTGGCATTGCAAACCTTGGTAGAGAACAAAAATACGACAGagtgagttatatatatatatatatataatagtattatgaaaaaacattttaaaatatattctagTACTACATGATATTATACACACGTACGTACGGCTGAAGTTGGTGCTCAATTGACTTGATTTAACAGAGACAAGCCGATGTGAACACACTCCTGCTGCTGTTGGCACTGTTGTGCCACTTGTTGCCGATGTTGTTTCGATATTCTGGTGCCTCGGCTACTTTGACTGCCGAACCAGCCCTCCAGTTGTCGAGAGCCAGTAGCATTGTAATGCTAATTGGATACGTTGCCTACATTGTCTTCCAATTGTGGACACATCGCCAATTATTTGAATCCCAGGAggtaattttatcttaatttgatatatatatatatatatatatatatatgccattcGGATCGAGCCGCATGCCGTATTCTACAAAATGATCTCAAAGTTCTTTATGTCAACTAGAATGCATGCAATGTCTCCTTTTAAAATTACGCAAACTTGGtgtaataacaatattattggTGCAACCTATGGCAGGACTCAGAACTAGGTGATGATGATGCTGTAGAAGAAACAGCCGTGATAGGATTCTGGAGTGGATTTACTTGGTTGCTCGGGATGACCCTAATCATAGCTTTGTTGTCTGAGTATGTCGTGGCTACAATTGAGGCAAGTAAAAGACATTAATTGAATTGTACACTCGACATGGCATTTAATTGGAGAAGCAGTACCATTGATATTCATGGCATCTGTTTACAATGCATGGtataactcattattattccaTTAATCCCCTTCAGGATGCATCAGATTCTTGGGGTTTGTCTGTTAGCTTCCTCAGCATAATCTTGCTACCAATTGTGGGAAATGCAGCGGAACATGCAGGAGCAATCATATTTGCTTTCAAGAACAAGTTGGTgagtactatattatatatattggaactGGCTTTAATTTTCCTGTGTGCCATTTTTAATTAGTGAAATCTTTTGGGCACAAATGCATGCAGGATATAACTTTAGGTGTTGCTTTGGGGTCTGCAGCTCAAATTGCAATGTTTGTGGTGAGAATTTAAAacagaagctagctagctgcatcaATTAAAGCTTTCTTCATGAACTTTTGACAAAAATACTAAGCAAATTAATATTCGTACGGTGTAAATACTCAGGTTCCATTGTGCGTGATTGTAGCTTGGATTATGGGAATCAACATGAATCTTGATTTCAATATACTCGAGACTGGCTCTCTTGCTTTATCTATAATTGCTACAGCTTTCACTTTGCAGGTAAGTGTAtatatttagagaaatgatagttgtagtcaTGGGTGGGCAAGCGTCGtacaattactttaaaaaaagtgaataaatacagaacttacatgaaaaaaaaaaattaagtttttaatagtgaacctcactctttttcaaaacgacttaCACGGCACTTGCGCACTCTATAactgtatagcattactcatttatttattcttgCAGAAGCTCCCTCTTAATTAATTATCGTACTTCATTCAAATTGAAGTCTTTTTCACTCCCAATTTTGTAGGATGGGACTTCTCACTACCTTAAAGGATTGGTTCTCCTCTTATTCTATATTGTCATTGCAGCCTGCTTCTTCGTATCCAAAACACCACTTAGTAAGTACTCACAAAACGTCCGTTATTTTAGGTTATTTAGTCATGTATTCCCCACAAgtatttaaatcttaattatttgTAACCCCCAGACCAAGCAAATATCATCATCCCAGGAGTTAAGATGACAACAGAAGCAGTCTTCGGCACTTAACaagtaatttcaattttattttttcacaattaCATGCATAATTAGTTTAACTACATGTAACATAATTATAGAGAATTGTAAAGAAACTTGCCTAAGAAATTTGAATGCAGGCGCGCGCCTTTTCCAGCTGGGGTCACTGATCATCCCCAGCaagtatgcactcaatattCGTCAATCAAAAAGCAACAACAATTCAGGATTTTTGCTCGAGGGTTCATGCGCCTAaagttgagatggattttaTATGCATGCTGCATATATGATTACCGAAACTGATGAAGCAGCTTGCTAATTGATGACAATTGGCAATACATGGTGATCTAGCATATCTCAAGATTAATGTCTTAATTTGTAGTTTTTACAAGAGTTTTGTTCATAAAAATGCCAACAGAGTGCATGGTGGCATATAGTTCAAAAGTTGGATTGTTTTAGTACTCTTTGTCCATGATCAGTAATATACcattaataaatgaaaattgtTGTTGTTTGGGTTTTCAATCCATGAGTTTTGTGTTTCACAGTTTTCTCCATATGCTAGCTAGTTTTACACGTGCATCCTAAGGTTATTTAATGTGAAGCCCAGCCTGAGACCAAAGGCCAAACCCTTGGAAGATTGCCTCGCCGACTAACAAAACGGCATTGTTTTTGACTCCTGATCGTTCACATGAAATCCTAGTTTTCCATCCGTTCTCacttccctcattttctttctcccctCCCCGTTGTCTTCAATTTCCTCTCTCGTGACCAACAGTGCACCCCAATGCATTTACACCAACCACAAACACCTATGGCTGAACCTTAACCTCCACCGCCCTCCTCCACCAATTTAAGGCCTATGTAAGCGTCGTTGATCTTCCCCCTCTCTTGGTCCTGAAGCTCAACCTCAGCCACACTTGGTCCTCCTCCAGTCATCCTTGTCCTCGCCTCACCTTGTCAGCCCTACGCCGGCGATGGTGAGCTCCTCCTTCTCTTAGTCTCTCTATCTACCTCACTCTCTCAACCCCGAAGCCAAACCCatttttgggttaaaaaatcCCTAATTGTGTCTCCTCCCTCCGGCCACCATCGCCGACCAAGTTCTCCCCCTCTGCTcatctctcactttctctcccttccctctatctctatctctatcgctctctgtttctctcttttcctctctgTCACCGTTGCCCACTCTCTCTCcgatatctctctctcttactctctctctaactctcccCTCACTCAAGCTGCTGGCTAGCCCTTCTCCCCTTCCTGCCTCCATCCAAAACCACCCTTAAAATTTTGGGTCAATGGTTGTAATGAGTATTTTGGGTCAATGGTTGTAATGAGTAtttggaatttttattataccatatatataaccTGTTGCAATatgaatcataaaattattaaccTCTAATCCAATTCGCATATGATCTTCGTATCATAAACTTAAGAGGGTTGGTATGTTTGCCACATTCACACCAAAACTATATGGACAAGAGTGTTCTAGTTGCCAAATTGGACCTACAATTACATTAACTCCTTAGATGTTAAATTAAATCTATCATAGCTTAAGTAAGAATGACATGTATCATGTGTGCAACTCAAACTCAAAACGTCGCAAGGAAGCCATGTTATTGACTTCTATTACACGATCATTCTAAAGGAAGAAAtggtgaattttcttaaaaatcaagaACCTTAACTGTTATAGGTACGGTAAAAGTAATCTCATTATTCAAGCTGATTGAATGTGCAGTTTAACACATCAGttagaaaaattctatgtgAATATGCTACGTTATTATCGATTCTCCTTCCTCCATGGTGATCCTTGATAACATCTTGAATATTTATGCATCATTCTTGGTAGATGATAGCTCCTCATCCCTCTCCAACAAACTTAAAAACAACAATCCTTATAAGCTTATAATCTTGTAATGGCATCTTCAATGTAGATCATGACATTCTAGTTAGTATATTGGCCTCCTTTGCCTCTCTTCCAACAtatacactacaaaaaaagAGGTTTTGCCTAAAAAAACTATGATTTTGTCATAAAAAGtgttttgggacgaaaaaaaaTCGTCACAAGGttgtcccaaaatattttttaagatgaaattaaacaaaactGTTCGATGGTGTTCGAATGGCCAAATCTTTACGTCCAACTATAAAAGTATGTTCGAACGCATTGGGTTAAGTGGTCGATCgaaataaattcatttgaaCGTATTGACTCGaaaaaacgttcgaatgttaaattATACGGTCGATCATAAAACTATGTTTGAACGCATTACGTTAATTGTTCGATCAAACTATTATACGTCTGAACGTGTTACTAGGAGAAGACATTTGAATGTTGATGTAATGTTCGATTTTGTCAAAAAGTATTCGAATGCTTATTACATTCGAACAAGGAGTTCATTGTGTCCAATTGTTGTTCGAATGTTGATTACAGACtatgttcaaattttttttgtaaccgttcgaatggttaGATTGACTATATATTCAAACAGTTGATGGTTATGCGAATAGTAGGAGTTTTTTTTTACCCAataaaaaccaaatatatacatacataatatatttaaaaatgcatTACAATTTGtgcaataaatataaaaaatagtctCATAAGTgcaaactaaataataataaaaaaaaacaatgttcATCATACATAAAcagttgtaaaatatttataaattaaatcagttGCTTGGATGTCTAAATTGTTACATAAGCATATTCATTTGCATCTCTCTTGAACTCCTATTGTTGATGTTCTTGTTGCATCAATTGCATCTCCATGTCTGTTTGTTGTGCCACTTGAGCCTCTAACTTATGCTACTTTGTCCTCAATTCCTCGATCTCAAGACTCACTTCCTCTAAAATTCTAGAAGTGTTGGGGGCATTGTTAGATGATGAGGACGAGCTATGAGACTTGACAATCCAAACCTCTCAAATATCCCGAACGTGGatcaaaattttttgtaaaaatgtcaaCATCActtattgaaaaattttaatcgGATGCAAATTCAGCACGCAAGATAACTATTTTTTCCTACAAATAAGAGaatgaattaataatattatcacaaatatacaaatatgtttaattaaaatagataataacactttcaaaattttcatgggTATCGGGATGAATTCACCCTACATTACGATCATTATGTGATAcatcataattttttcagaTCATAACTGTTATCTGATTTTTTCTACAagacaaatattttatagacataaactcattagaatacaacaaaaaacaaacttgagcaattcattatataaaatagcATTACTAGTTTCTTAGAGATttgatggaaagatcttgaccTTGCCTGATAATGAATCTTCaagtttgatttatttgttttgtttatagaatttttctcctgaaaataatttgtaaatattaatatgaggaaattttaaaatatgacccGTAAAACAAATCACTTACTTTATATGCAAGATATTTAAACATGTCATAAAATTTTTCCCAATCGCAAGAGAGACATTCTAAAAAGATTGTTGGCGTGTCTCGCCCTTCTCATCGAACTTATTGTAATGCTCATAACATCTCAACTTATATTTGTGGAATACATTATACATAAGCTCATCAACAGTGTTACGCTCATTTCTCCAACCAAAATTAAGTTCGAAGtcattattgagaaaaaaaaaatatatatatatatgaacaaatcatttgcatattctatattttgtctacacattaaataatatgataaatcaattaaaaattacCAAGCAACACTTCTTAATAAGGCCTCTGACATCTTGGGGCACTTAATTACATGAACTCGTAGCCAAATGTGCATAAGTTCATGTAAGAGCACGCATGTGAAGTAAGCCAAGTTGTTGGTTCTCCTTCACTTTCGATATGTTCATCATAgatgttaaccttaatcttacccATTTTACGATATTTTTGCAGTGTGACGCCTCTAGTAGTTCCACACCCTCGACGAGATTATACAGTTAGctctaaataaaatcatatttatagtAGAAACGAATGAAATGAGAtacttagaaaatatttaatatgtatgatTTAccttaattgaaacaaaattattatcaatattttaccTTGTTTTGAAAAGTTAATCTTCAATGGTGAGTCAGTCGCAGAGTTAGTAATGAATGGAGATGGGATGCGAACTTTTTTCCTCTTGGGTGTCATGATTTAAAAGTACTGATACATATATCACATAAAAGATTTGTCATAAAGTGTCATGTGAACACAAAACACATTAGTCATCCGTACGAGTTTCAGTTGACCATTTCCCTCCTCATCTGTAGATATTTCAGATGAGTCAACATTTTTCTCAACTGTtacatcaacaatttcagcttTAATATCTTGCCTATGTAAATGAATCATCTCATATTGGTTCAAATCTACAAATATGTCAAAGATAGGTTGACACTGTTGGTATACTTCTTGAGTACATGGATCATCTTCTTTTTCGCCTTGTCCCTCCCTCTATGGGATgaaatcatatatattcttgaaaaaTACTTTTGTACAGttcgccattgatttcctaactcatGTCCATCTAAGTAGTACTTGAGaatccaaaataaaaggatcatcatCATATTATTTTCGTGATGTATTCATACTCAagaaatattcatcatcatacACTCTCATTCGATGATTGCTTAAATctcaccaatcacacttaaacataTCTACTACAAGCTCCTCCAAATATCTCAAGCAAATTATATCAACACAATAATCctatagaaatcaatatttccTCCCTCATGACTTTCTTCGAATAAGACAccactattttatattttttttataatgttctCGATCCATTGTgtaatacttattttttaagaaatacaCACAAAATATCAAACTTCACGTCTCAATGGTCCACGCACCAATGCATACAAATCGAGATATCTTTCGGACTACAAGCATTCATTTCTACAACTTACATCGTAAAGAGAGCATAAACATACAAAAAGTAAACCAtcataatataaatttcataactCAAAAATAGCATCTGAAATATCATCATCCGTTATTCAAACCATTTTGGGAACTTTTCTTCATGTTAATAGTTTAAATCaattactcattattttttgagcatgttaatatgatcattgaaattgaaaattactaaataatttataatcttacATTTTTTATGGagattacaatattaattaataaataatgacaACTTACTTCAAATGTCTCTCTATCCCAGTGCAATTGTTTAGCATATACCActgaattttttcaaactctctttcAGACAAAGCATAACCACGCTCTACACCAAGCGCGTTCGtgttggaaaaaacaaaaaagatgatttatttgttttgcttAGTTGacatcaaagtttttttttgtcCGATCAAATCTCATGTAGACTCCATAGAAGTACTTGGCACATAATGTATGTCACTCATTGTCAATATATGCTTATTATCTCGCCAAaataacacaattatttttgcaTCCATGTATTATATTGTAATTAAACCCGAGTTCTCACTTCAATTGCTTAATTTCATAGAAGTTATGAGGTAAAACATTGTCCATGGAAATGCTTATTTAAATagctcaagtaacatattgacaATTTTAATTGATAATCAGCACATGAATTTATATGAAGCAGTATAACTGTAAATGATAACTTACTATGCCTTTTGCATTTTGGATATACCTCACATTGTGAATTCTTCCACAagcgtgcaaaagtgttatggcccaCATCATTTGCAGTTGATGTGTCCATAGCACTtttattcataaacattctcgcACTAATACCACTTAGCATTCACTTCATATCCTCATTGTAATCATCACCACCAACCTCTGGCTGAGCATCTTCATGCGGAGACTCGAATAATGGATATGGTTCACCTTGCAAAATCAAATTTGTATAACCTTAATCAATACCATTGACAAAGAGATGCTCGCCCACCAAGTATATCCCATGAGAACGTAAATTCTTGCATTTTCGACACGAGCATCTAATTCGCCCATCAGTATCAGTTGTACTGTGTGCAAACTCTAAGAATTTCTGAACACTTTCACCATATACGTTGTAATCTATACCTAATTGATCACTAACTTGCATCTAATTTTTATCCATGCCTAAAACCCTATTACAAACAATCGCATGCACATTAACAAGTAAGCATATACTTATCCATTGTGTAATTTCTACGTTTCATCGGGTTGTTTATCTCATTCGATATTGTAAGATCATACTCACTAACCTATCAACTATTGTTAGTCACGTCCAATGAAATTTCTGCAGCATTTCCttatagttctccaaatatgctcgtttcaTTGAGTGCATTGACAAGTAACTTATATGCACCATCAACTCAACTGCATAATCGAAGAACAATATGGGATGATTCTACCAAAATCACAATGTCGAACAGGAATAGACACAGTTGATAAGTTTGCGACAATGATCTTACAATTCCAAATTATTTactttggacaattcaagagttttcaGCCCATGTGGGTTGATAACTCCTGAAAAGGTCTAAAGTTTTCTTCAATGCAACATACAATAGATGAAATTATCACAAACAATacatacaaataattaaagatgGATAAAACTTAAAGAGATAAGtcttttatttgaattatatttataattgtgttacagtttttaaaatcaaataaaatagtaaatttcttcttttgccttttaatataaatgtctttttttaagtattacttttttcaaattaattatgttctataatataaatagtgaTCCATTAGAACATGTGTTCAACTGCTTATGGCCCGTTCGAACAATTAAGTTTATGTTCGAACGATAATGATCATTTTCCATTCTGATTGAATGGATTATGACTTGATTGAAATGTGTACACACAAAacaattagtaattgtattaaTGAGACAAGATTGAGTATAATATTTGTTTccttcatattattattttcttgcattttctaataataattattttgtaacaactattgtttgtattatttttaaaatttcataatcacCATGACTTATAGGGGAAGGAGATGTGGCAATACAAGTTAACCCTTCAACGAGGATGTccaagagaaaacaaaattactCGAGTGTTAGGTGAAGTTGGGGGACTTTTAGGATCTTTGCTAGGAGGGACGGTTCCTTGCACCTGTCTTTATAGAGTGTGATTGGCAACCAATCATTGACTAGAATGATGAAGGGATCAACAATATCGTCTCCTATATTGACATTGTATATGAGTTTTATATAGAGTTTGATGGGGCCAACCAGATAATCAAGCATACACAATCTCCATTCTAGATGTATTTGTAACATTTTTAGCGGACGCAATCGCCAAATTCCTTGGTATTCCTTGACTGCCCACTGCTTATTCGAACGTGTTGTCTAGGGAGTCTATAGTTGAGGGTAATGGGGAGATGGCTGAGGACGAGGGCACTGATGTAGATGGGCTAGATGGCTTCCCTGATCATGAGATTCGACAGCTTGTTGTGAGTCCAGATGCTCCTCCCTATGATGAGATGTAAAGCATCAGACAAGctgatttatcatattttttcaagataATGAATTTAATCATCACCAACAATATCGATCCTCGGCAACACAAGACTGAGGTTGGCATGGATCGGGCACAGTTTATAGTACACGTCACTCATGGGGAGCCTATCAACGTAGCGAGTTATATCTTTACTAGGATTTGATCAGAGTTCCATTATATTACGATCCATATCTAGCCTATTGGGGTCCTAATCACACGATTTTTATTAGCCACATAGGTCCAAGTAGATGTTGGTGAGTGTGTCTGGGAGCTGATTGGACCAATCAATTACTCCACATTGTCACGCAACAAGGGACACTCCAATAAAAGGTCTCATGCCCCACTACGGAGACAGTCGAAATCTAGGGAGAGGCACATCGGATAGGACATGGGGTATCGGGTGAGGCCTCTACACAGGGGGCAATACGCATTATTATTTATGAGGAGATTGTAGACATAGTGCGTGCAGAGCTCTGTGCACACACAATTGAGGTGATGGATGCAGTGTGTATAGAGATTCAGAGTGTCAGAGAATAACATACGTACATAGATTACTAGCATCTTCATAGAGTTGAGTCGAGATGTGCAGGCAACTTAGGTGACATTCTTGACTCAGCTGACATAGGTCGAGAAATACCTAGCAACAGCCTAGACGGTGGTTAAAGATTTAGGCACGTATTGCCTTGTTATATTTGCACTTTCATAGTTTTTTGTATGGGCATTACATGGGTATGTTTTAAAACTACTTTAATCATAGTACCATTGCATAATTGCTATCATTAAGCATCACTTCTATCTCAtttatttgcttttatttttctctaataaTTGAGCTTTTTAATGTCCatatgttttttccttttctaaactaattattaatttttattctacataTTCTTTAATTCCTATTTCttaatataaatcaaatatttatccgtaattagtttatttattgttttgacattaaaataaatacaaattctAGTCATGTTCGAACATACTATAGAAGCCTTTAAACAGACCTTCCACTCCCGCCAAAGATTTGTTCATCGATCCCTCCAAATTTTTGGTTCGAACTATATATTAGTTGTTTGAGCAAGTATTAGTACCGATTAAGCGTTTACTATCCATGTTTgaactttaatattattcaggGCAACATCTTCCGTATCAAAATCAATCGATCGAATGAAATATAAATTGGTCAAAGAAAAAATTCTTTACGTTCGAACACTAAAATAAATCGTTTGAATGGTAAGACAATTTCCTGCTAAACTTATTAACTTATCCCACCAATTTTTCATTCGACATTAATGAATATCCGTTCAaatgtttatttcttttatgatcGAGGGTTTTAGTATGCGTTCAAACCAAAAATTTATTGGGgaagtaatttttttcctaaatatcTCATTTGGACGTAATATTGATTGTTCGAACGATAAACGAATTTGTCAATATTTaggaatgaaatttaaattttgtccctaaagctattttttgggatgatttttaTTTCGTCTAaaaaaatcgtcccaaaaaattatttttgttatagtgATAAGTTATATGTCATCTAATAGAGATCCACCATGATATAATAACACCTTTGTCAAGCCTTACTACATAATGAGgacaatatattaattaggtttCCAGGCACCAGTACTATAGTACTATAGATAATAATATCAAGGTTAGCCAAAGGcaataatattatgaacatATATAGTAAAGCTTTATTGCTTCATTGAAGTCCTACAAATTCTAGGTTAAAAGTGTTAAacttattacaaattttaatacaaaaatcaTACTACGGTCATGCAATGGGTGGCATATCACCAATGTAAGTATATATTGGTTTTGcttggtttttattttaagtttcgATATAACTAGCTGATACATGGGTTCCCAAATCTATGTAATCAAATTTGtaatatatcaattatattactctttcttttataagtTTGTTACCAaatagaggaggaggaggaatcCTCCTCCTTTCTCATTccccctcttcttctctcatttctccatccttcatttctcttcttttccccCTTTATTTCCCTCCTATCTCCATCCCTCATTCCCTCTTCTCCCTTTCcttccctcatttctcttcatttcttaatttattttgtttccttcaaGGTTGAAAAGATAGATTTACAGTTCTCTGGCACCTCTTGTGAGACACAAGTAGCACAAGATGTTTCCTAGGCTGATCTTTGGGAAGATAATGGCGGATCACCGGATCAGATCGTTTAGATCTAA from Juglans regia cultivar Chandler chromosome 4, Walnut 2.0, whole genome shotgun sequence encodes:
- the LOC108995179 gene encoding vacuolar cation/proton exchanger 3-like — translated: MSSNVALPPRHHEPWLLENGNPKSLSKEIMRHGRTAHNMSSSSLRKKSDLTLVSRVPYACLRRLLANLQEVILGTKLFVLFPAIPLAILANCYGFGRPWIFALSLLGLVPLAERVSFLTEQIAYYTGPTVGGLLNATCGNATELIIAIFALKDRKISVVKYSLLGSILSNLLLVLGTSLFCGGIANLGREQKYDRRQADVNTLLLLLALLCHLLPMLFRYSGASATLTAEPALQLSRASSIVMLIGYVAYIVFQLWTHRQLFESQEDSELGDDDAVEETAVIGFWSGFTWLLGMTLIIALLSEYVVATIEDASDSWGLSVSFLSIILLPIVGNAAEHAGAIIFAFKNKLDITLGVALGSAAQIAMFVVPLCVIVAWIMGINMNLDFNILETGSLALSIIATAFTLQDGTSHYLKGLVLLLFYIVIAACFFVSKTPLNQANIIIPGVKMTTEAVFGT